In the genome of Achromobacter sp. MFA1 R4, the window CAACCGAGCCTTTTCACCAGGACGGAGACCTCATGCAGACCCACGAGATCCATCGCGGCCGCCTGATCGATCACATCCAGCTCGTCGTGCGCGACCTGCCCGCCAGCCTGAGGTTCTACCAGGCCGTGTTCGACGCCCTGGAGGTGCCCATGGGCGGCACGGCAGACGACTACTTCTGGGCCGACGAACTGTTCGTATCGACGGCCGACAGCCAGGCCGCGCTTGGCCAGTTGACCGGGCGCCATCACCTTGCGTTCCAGGCGCGCGACGCCGCGATGGTGGATGCGTTTTACCAGGCGGCGCTGGCCCACGGCGGCAAGGACAACGGCGCGCCGGGATTGCGCGATTACCACCCCGGTTATTACGGCGCATTCGTGTTGGATCCGGACGGCAACAACATCGAGGCGGTGTTTCATGGCGCAGCCGAGCGCAGTGCGCCGTCGGTCAAGGTGACGTTCTGACCGGAGCCCGTCCGTGCAATTGCGCCACCTCCGGTATTTCGTGAAGATCGTCGAGGCGGGCAGCTTCTCCCGCGCGGCGGCGCTCATTCCGGTGGCGCAGCCGGCGCTCAGCCAGCAGATCGCCGCGCTGGAAGAGGAACTGGGCGTGGTGCTGCTGCACCGCAGCGCGCGCGGCGCGCGGCCCACGGCGGCGGGCGCCGCGTTCTACACGGAGGCGGCCTCCATCCTGAGCCGCATGGAGCGCATTCCGCAGATCGTCCGGTCGCTTGACGGCGAGATCCAGGGCGTCGTGCGTATCGGCATGTCGTCCACGCTGGCGTCGTTCCTGGCCGGCGAACTGATGGAAAAGTGCCGGGCCGTGCTGCCCAAGATCAGCCTGCGGTTCAGCAGCGACGCCAGCGGCCAGTTGGGCGCGCGCATCCGCGACAGCTCGCTCGACCTGGCGCTGGTGTTCGAGGACCAGCCGACCACGGGGTTCGCGCGCGAACCGTTGTTCCGGCAGCGGCTTTTCGTGGTCAGCCCGTGCAAACCCGGGCGACGGCCAACGGCCTTGCGGTTCGAGCGGCTTGCGGACATGCCGCTCATTCTGCCCGCGCATCCCAACATCACGCGCGGGATGCTGGACCGCCTCTTCTCCGAGGCCGGCATCGTGCCGCAGGTCGTGGCCGAGACCGAGGTGTTCTCCGGCATGCTGTCCGCGGTGCAGGCCGGCATCGGCCACACGATCCTGCCGCGGGGCGATTTTTCCGGCCTGCCCGGACGCGCCATGGTGTCGGCGGCGCTGATCGAGCCGCCGGTTTACCTGACGGCTGCGGTCATCGCGTCGGCCGATGTGCCGCTGGCCCCGCCCGCGGAGGCGGTGCGGGGGCTGCTGAGCGACGTCGTCATGCAGCAGGTGCGGGAAAAGGGGCTGGCGGGCGCGGAGCTGCTGACGCCCTGACCATATCGCCCGCCTATACCCGCATATCGACATAGTATTTTTTGCCCGCCCCAGACCGGCGCAAGCTTCACTCCCATGCAGGTTCCCCAACCTCGGCGGCCTGCGCGACAAGGAGAGTGACGATGGCAAAGCTGGTTTATCGCGTGGTGTCCGCGTGCGGCGCGCTGGGATATGGATTTCCCCGGGAATCGCTGCAGAAGGCCCTGGAAGGGCGCATCGACGCCGTGATCTCGGATGCGGGGTCGATGGACGCCGGCCCGTATTACCTGGGTACCGGAACCGAGTACTTTGAACGCGAAGCCGTGAAGGCGGACTTTCGCAACATGGTCGAGGCGGGCGAACGCATCGACGGGCCGGTCATCCTGGGGAGCTGCGGCATGGCGGGCGGCAACCGCAACCTGGACTGGATGATCGCCGTCGCCAAGGAAGTCTTCGAGGAGCTGGGCGTGCGCGACCGCAGCGTGGCGGTCATCCGTTCCGAGCTGGATCCGGCGAGCGTCATCCGCGAATACCGGGCGGGGGCGCTGCGGGCCACGGGCGCCGGTCCCGACCTGGACGAGGCGGCGCTCGAAGAGAGCGTCATCGTGGGCCAGATGGGCGTGCATCCCCTCATCACCGCGCTGGAAAGCGGCGCCAAGTACGTGCTGGCTGGCCGGGCGTGCGACATTGCGCTGTTCGCGTCGGACATGATCCGCCGCGGCATCGATCCCGGCCTCGCGTACCACGT includes:
- a CDS encoding VOC family protein, yielding MQTHEIHRGRLIDHIQLVVRDLPASLRFYQAVFDALEVPMGGTADDYFWADELFVSTADSQAALGQLTGRHHLAFQARDAAMVDAFYQAALAHGGKDNGAPGLRDYHPGYYGAFVLDPDGNNIEAVFHGAAERSAPSVKVTF
- a CDS encoding LysR substrate-binding domain-containing protein; the protein is MQLRHLRYFVKIVEAGSFSRAAALIPVAQPALSQQIAALEEELGVVLLHRSARGARPTAAGAAFYTEAASILSRMERIPQIVRSLDGEIQGVVRIGMSSTLASFLAGELMEKCRAVLPKISLRFSSDASGQLGARIRDSSLDLALVFEDQPTTGFAREPLFRQRLFVVSPCKPGRRPTALRFERLADMPLILPAHPNITRGMLDRLFSEAGIVPQVVAETEVFSGMLSAVQAGIGHTILPRGDFSGLPGRAMVSAALIEPPVYLTAAVIASADVPLAPPAEAVRGLLSDVVMQQVREKGLAGAELLTP